The Catenulispora sp. MAP5-51 DNA window GCGGCCGCTACCCGATCTCCCGCAACCGCGGCAGCTCCGCCGCGAGCTGCTCGGCGCGCGCCACCGGATCGTCGGTCTGCAGGATCAGCAGCGGGTCGCTGATGCCGATCGCCGTGAACCCCTCGATCGTGCGCCGCAGCGCGTCGAAGTCGTCGCCGACCCGGATCTGCACCGAGCGGCGGATGCTCGCCGGGTCGCGGCCGACGTCGGCGCAGTGCCGGTCCAGGACCGCCGAGGCCTCAGCGACCTCTTCCGGGGTGCCGCCGGCGGCGTTCCACACCGCCGCGTACTCGGCGGCCATGCGCAGGGTGCGCTTGCGGCCGCTGCCGCCGATCCAGATCGGCGGGTGCGGGCTCTGGACCGGCTTGGGCTCCGCGATCGCGTCCTTGATCTGGTAGTGCTTGCCGTCGAAGGTGGTGCGAGTCTCGGTCCACAGGGAGGTGATGATCCGCAGCGCCTCCTCCAGCCGGTCCGCGCGGTCCCCGGCCGTGCCGAAGGGAAGGCCGAGCATCGTGTGCTCGTTCTCGGCCCAGGCCGCACCGATGCCGAACTCCAGGCGGCCGCCGGACAGGTGGTCGACCGTGACCGCCA harbors:
- a CDS encoding LLM class F420-dependent oxidoreductase; the encoded protein is MANLRYGIKLSQDATIDEYKAVWRIADEAGFDHCWNMDHFASLGGDETKDIFEAWTALAGMAALTSHVRIGVSVTGNTYRHPAELAKMAVTVDHLSGGRLEFGIGAAWAENEHTMLGLPFGTAGDRADRLEEALRIITSLWTETRTTFDGKHYQIKDAIAEPKPVQSPHPPIWIGGSGRKRTLRMAAEYAAVWNAAGGTPEEVAEASAVLDRHCADVGRDPASIRRSVQIRVGDDFDALRRTIEGFTAIGISDPLLILQTDDPVARAEQLAAELPRLREIG